The Myotis daubentonii chromosome 19, mMyoDau2.1, whole genome shotgun sequence genome window below encodes:
- the ZCCHC8 gene encoding zinc finger CCHC domain-containing protein 8 isoform X5 — protein sequence MNNVISKQYHQEIEEFVSNLVKRFEEQQKNDVEKTSFNLLPQPSSVMLEEDHKVEGSCTIENNKEAFSVVGSVLYFTNFCLDKLGQPLLNENPQLTEGWEIPKYQQVFSHIVSLEGQEIQVKAKRPRPHCFNCGSEEHQMKDCSMPRNAARISEKRKEYLDACGEANNQNFQQRYHADEVEERFGRFKPGVISEELQDALGVTDKSLPPFIYRMRQLGYPPGWLKEAELENSGLALYDGKDAADGETESGEIQHNQNVTYDLSKLVNYPGFNISTPKGIPDEWRMFGSIPMQAYQQKDVFASYLTSNFQAPSVRSGSKRSSSRSSPCSPKKQKGSSSGSPADMELDSDAEALRVSPSGNATRFQPPLPPDTPPLPRGTSPTFIPPLPKGTPPLTPSDSPQTRTAPAPTEEDTLTLEELEEQQRRIWAALEQAESINSDSDMPVDTPLTGNSVDSSPCPNELELPVPEGKPSEKQVPDEPEPEEQDTCAKKPEVEHPESPESDATLLCRQDKEESAEGGSEGAPLDDGSVVSNCDIRNGGSQKLLPLDPSPSTATKTHSPIPDMSKFATGIMPFEFENMAESTGMYLRIRNLLKNSPRNQQKNKKTSE from the exons CCATCCAGTGTTATGCTAGAAGAGGACCATAAAGTAGAAGGATCCTGTACCATTGAAAACAACAAGGAAGCTTTTAGT GTTGTAGGAAGTGTCctgtattttactaatttttgcCTTGATAAATTGGGGCAACCGCTACTAAATGAAAACCCTCAGCTTACCGAAGGATGGGAAATACCCAA GTACCAGCAAGTCTTCAGCCACATTGTTTCTCTAGAAGGGCAAGAAATACAAGTAAAGGCCAAAAG GCCAAGGCCTCACTGTTTCAATTGTGGTTCCGAAGAACATCAAATGAAAGATTGCTCAATG CCTCGGAATGCTGCTCGAATAAGCGAAAAGAGAAAAGAGTACTTGGACGCCTGTGGTGAAGCAAACAATCAGAACTTTCAGCAGCGGTACCATGCAGACGAAGTCGAAGAAAGGTTTGGAAGATTCAAGCCAGGCGTTATTAG TGAGGAACTTCAGGATGCACTTGGTGTGACAGATAAGAGCCTGCCACCGTTTATATATCGAATGCGCCAGCTAGGATACCCACCAGGATGGCTCAAAGAGGCTGAACTGGAGAATTCAGGGCTTGCGCTCTATGATGGAAAAG ATGCTGCTGATGGGGAAACAGAATCTGGAGAAATACAACACAATCAAAATGTCACTTATGATCTCTCAAAATTGGTAAACTATCCAGGTTTTAATATATCTACTCCCAAAGGAATTCCAGAT GAATGGAGGATGTTTGGTTCTATACCAATGCAGGCCTATCAGCAGAAGGACGTGTTTGCCAGTTACCTTACTTCAAACTTCCAAGCG CCGAGTGTGAGGTCTGGCTCCAAGAGGTCTTCGTCTCGGTCCAGCCCTTGTAGTCCAAAGAAGCAGAAGGGGAGCAGCTCCGGTTCCCCCGCGGACATGGAGCTCGACTCGG ATGCGGAGGCCCTGCGTGTATCTCCGAGTGGGAATGCTACTCGGTTTCAGCCACCATTGCCCCCTGACACTCCTCCACTACCACGGGGAACTTCGCCCACCTTCATTCCTCCGCTCCCCAAGGGCACCCCACCACTGACCCCCAGTGACTCACCACAGACCAGGACAGCACCTGCGCCCACGGAGGAGGACACACTGACTCTGGAAGAACTCGAAGAGCAGCAGAGGCGGATATGGGCAGCCCTGGAGCAGGCTGAGAGCATCAACAGCGATTCTGACATGCCTGTTGACACACCTTTAACTGGAAATTCGGTTGACTCTTCCCCTTGTCCAAACGAGCTAGAGCTGCCTGTCCCAGAGGGAAAACCATCTGAAAAGCAGGTGCCAGATGAGCCTGAGCCCGAGGAACAGGACACTTGTGCAAAGAAACCAGAAGTTGAACATCCAGAGAGTCCAGAGTCCGACGCGACATTGCTTTGTCGGCAGGACAAGGAGGAGTCGGCCGAGGGAGGCTCTGAAGGTGCGCCTCTCGATGACGGCAGTGTGGTATCGAACTGTGACATCAGGAACGGAGGCAGCCAGAAGCTCCTGCCCCTGGACCCCAGTCCTTCCACAGCCACGAAAACTCACAGTCCTATCCCTGATATGAGCAAGTTCGCAACTGGAATAATGCCATTCGAATTTGAGAATATGGCAGAATCGACTGGAATGTACCTCAGGATAAGAAACTTGTTAAAGAACTCACCCCGAAACCAGCAGAAAAACAAGAAGACTTCTGAGTAA
- the ZCCHC8 gene encoding zinc finger CCHC domain-containing protein 8 isoform X6: MKDCSMPRNAARISEKRKEYLDACGEANNQNFQQRYHADEVEERFGRFKPGVISEELQDALGVTDKSLPPFIYRMRQLGYPPGWLKEAELENSGLALYDGKDAADGETESGEIQHNQNVTYDLSKLVNYPGFNISTPKGIPDEWRMFGSIPMQAYQQKDVFASYLTSNFQAPSVRSGSKRSSSRSSPCSPKKQKGSSSGSPADMELDSDAEALRVSPSGNATRFQPPLPPDTPPLPRGTSPTFIPPLPKGTPPLTPSDSPQTRTAPAPTEEDTLTLEELEEQQRRIWAALEQAESINSDSDMPVDTPLTGNSVDSSPCPNELELPVPEGKPSEKQVPDEPEPEEQDTCAKKPEVEHPESPESDATLLCRQDKEESAEGGSEGAPLDDGSVVSNCDIRNGGSQKLLPLDPSPSTATKTHSPIPDMSKFATGIMPFEFENMAESTGMYLRIRNLLKNSPRNQQKNKKTSE; the protein is encoded by the exons ATGAAAGATTGCTCAATG CCTCGGAATGCTGCTCGAATAAGCGAAAAGAGAAAAGAGTACTTGGACGCCTGTGGTGAAGCAAACAATCAGAACTTTCAGCAGCGGTACCATGCAGACGAAGTCGAAGAAAGGTTTGGAAGATTCAAGCCAGGCGTTATTAG TGAGGAACTTCAGGATGCACTTGGTGTGACAGATAAGAGCCTGCCACCGTTTATATATCGAATGCGCCAGCTAGGATACCCACCAGGATGGCTCAAAGAGGCTGAACTGGAGAATTCAGGGCTTGCGCTCTATGATGGAAAAG ATGCTGCTGATGGGGAAACAGAATCTGGAGAAATACAACACAATCAAAATGTCACTTATGATCTCTCAAAATTGGTAAACTATCCAGGTTTTAATATATCTACTCCCAAAGGAATTCCAGAT GAATGGAGGATGTTTGGTTCTATACCAATGCAGGCCTATCAGCAGAAGGACGTGTTTGCCAGTTACCTTACTTCAAACTTCCAAGCG CCGAGTGTGAGGTCTGGCTCCAAGAGGTCTTCGTCTCGGTCCAGCCCTTGTAGTCCAAAGAAGCAGAAGGGGAGCAGCTCCGGTTCCCCCGCGGACATGGAGCTCGACTCGG ATGCGGAGGCCCTGCGTGTATCTCCGAGTGGGAATGCTACTCGGTTTCAGCCACCATTGCCCCCTGACACTCCTCCACTACCACGGGGAACTTCGCCCACCTTCATTCCTCCGCTCCCCAAGGGCACCCCACCACTGACCCCCAGTGACTCACCACAGACCAGGACAGCACCTGCGCCCACGGAGGAGGACACACTGACTCTGGAAGAACTCGAAGAGCAGCAGAGGCGGATATGGGCAGCCCTGGAGCAGGCTGAGAGCATCAACAGCGATTCTGACATGCCTGTTGACACACCTTTAACTGGAAATTCGGTTGACTCTTCCCCTTGTCCAAACGAGCTAGAGCTGCCTGTCCCAGAGGGAAAACCATCTGAAAAGCAGGTGCCAGATGAGCCTGAGCCCGAGGAACAGGACACTTGTGCAAAGAAACCAGAAGTTGAACATCCAGAGAGTCCAGAGTCCGACGCGACATTGCTTTGTCGGCAGGACAAGGAGGAGTCGGCCGAGGGAGGCTCTGAAGGTGCGCCTCTCGATGACGGCAGTGTGGTATCGAACTGTGACATCAGGAACGGAGGCAGCCAGAAGCTCCTGCCCCTGGACCCCAGTCCTTCCACAGCCACGAAAACTCACAGTCCTATCCCTGATATGAGCAAGTTCGCAACTGGAATAATGCCATTCGAATTTGAGAATATGGCAGAATCGACTGGAATGTACCTCAGGATAAGAAACTTGTTAAAGAACTCACCCCGAAACCAGCAGAAAAACAAGAAGACTTCTGAGTAA
- the LOC132222142 gene encoding cytochrome c oxidase subunit 6C gives MSAGTLPKPQMRGLLAKRLRFHIVGAVIVSLGVAASYKFGVAEPRKKAYADFYRNYDSMKDFEEMRKAGIFQSTK, from the coding sequence ATGTCTGCCGGTACTTTGCCAAAACCTCAGATGCGCGGCCTTCTGGCCAAGCGTCTGAGATTTCATATCGTTGGAGCCGTAATTGTATCCCTGGGGGTTGCAGCTTCCTATAAGTTTGGTGTAGCTGAGCCAAGAAAGAAGGcatatgcagatttctacagAAATTATGATTCCATGAAAGATTTTGAGGAGATGAGGAAGGCTGGTATCTTTCAGAGTACAAAGTGA